A section of the Ovis canadensis isolate MfBH-ARS-UI-01 breed Bighorn chromosome 1, ARS-UI_OviCan_v2, whole genome shotgun sequence genome encodes:
- the GJA8 gene encoding gap junction alpha-8 protein, whose translation MGDWSFLGNILEEVNEHSTVIGRVWLTVLFIFRILILGTAAEFVWGDEQSDFVCNTQQPGCENVCYDEAFPISHIRLWVLQIIFVSTPSLVYVGHAVHHVRMEEKRKEREAEELSQQSPGNGGERAPLAADQGSVKKSSSSSKGTKKFRLEGTLLRTYVCHIIFKTLFEVGFIVGHYFLYGFRILPLYRCSRWPCPNVVDCFVSRPTEKTIFILFMLSVASVSLFLNILEMSHLGLKKIRSAFKRPVEQPLGEIPEKSLHSIAVSSIQKAKGYQLLEEEKIVSHYFPLTEVGMVEASPLSAKPFSQFEEKVGPGPLGDLSRAYQETLPSYAQVGAQEGVEEEQPIEAAAEPEVGDKSQEAERVSTEGEETLAVLEAEKVEPPEVEKEAEKEETPPEKVSKQELTPEKAPSLCAELPGEDTRPLSRLSKASSRARSDDLTV comes from the coding sequence ATGGGAGACTGGAGTTTCCTGGGGAACATCTTGGAGGAGGTGAATGAGCACTCCACGGTCATCGGCCGCGTATGGCTCACGGTGCTTTTCATCTTTCGGATCCTTATCCTCGGTACTGCTGCAGAGTTCGTGTGGGGGGATGAGCAGTCCGACTTCGTGTGCAACACCCAGCAGCCAGGTTGCGAGAACGTCTGCTACGATGAGGCCTTCCCTATCTCCCACATCCGTCTCTGGGTCCTGCAGATCATCTTCGTCTCCACGCCGTCGCTGGTGTACGTGGGGCACGCGGTGCACCACGTCCGCATGGAGGAGAAGCGCAAGGAGCGCGAGGCCGAGGAGCTGAGCCAGCAGTCGCCGGGCAACGGCGGCGAGAGGGCGCCCCTAGCGGCGGACCAGGGCAGCGTTaagaagagcagcagcagcagcaagggcacCAAGAAGTTCCGGCTGGAGGGGACCCTGCTGAGGACCTACGTCTGCCACATCATCTTCAAGACCCTCTTTGAGGTGGGCTTCATCGTGGGCCACTACTTCCTGTACGGTTTCCGGATCCTGCCTCTCTACCGCTGCAGCCGGTGGCCCTGTCCCAACGTGGTGGACTGCTTTGTGTCACGACCCACCGAGAAAACCATTTTCATCCTCTTCATGCTGTCCGTGGCCTCCGTGTCCCTCTTCCTCAATATTCTGGAGATGAGCCACCTGGGCCTAAAGAAAATCCGATCCGCCTTCAAGAGGCCGGTGGAGCAGCCGCTGGGGGAGATTCCTGAGAAGTCCCTCCACTCCATTGCCGTCTCCTCCATCCAGAAGGCCAAGGGCTACCAGCTCCTCGAAGAAGAGAAAATCGTGTCCCATTATTTCCCTTTGACGGAGGTGGGGATGGTAGAGGCCAGCCCCCTTTCTGCCAAGCCTTTCAGTCAGTTCGAGGAGAAGGTGGGCCCGGGTCCCCTGGGAGACTTGTCCAGGGCCTACCAGGAGACCCTGCCTTCCTACGCTCAGGTGGGTGCCCAGGAGGGAGTCGAGGAGGAGCAGCCCATAGAGGCGGCTGCAGAACCAGAGGTGGGCGACAAGagtcaggaggcagagagagtgAGCACAGAAGGCGAAGAGACCCTGGCCGTGCTGGAAGCAGAGAAAGTGGAGCCCCCCGAAGTGGAGAAGgaggctgagaaagaagagacGCCGCCTGAGAAGGTATCAAAGCAAGAGCTGACGCCTGAGAAGGCGCCTTCGCTATGTGCGGAGCTGCCGGGGGAAGACACCAGACCCCTGAGCAGGCTGAGCAAAGCCAGCAGCCGGGCCAGGTCAGACGATCTCACCGTGTGA